A genomic window from Brevibacillus agri includes:
- a CDS encoding class I SAM-dependent methyltransferase, with product MMIDCHHPVSIKDRLMFFYNFLQSPGQVGSITPSSRALAKQMMKPIDWSQAHTIAELGAGTGIFTTWIEQMKRPEATLVSFEKENKMREKLEQQFPNVLFHEDAVDLTRVLGEAGLGKADCIVSGLPFANFPQELRDQIMDEVYAALKPGGVFVTFQYSLQMKKQLSSVFENMTVKLVPLNLPPAFVYVCRKGHE from the coding sequence ATGATGATCGATTGTCATCATCCGGTTAGCATCAAGGACCGGCTGATGTTTTTCTATAATTTTTTACAGTCACCCGGGCAAGTAGGTAGCATTACGCCTAGCTCCCGAGCGTTGGCAAAGCAGATGATGAAGCCGATTGACTGGAGCCAGGCCCATACGATTGCAGAGCTGGGCGCGGGTACAGGGATTTTTACTACCTGGATCGAGCAGATGAAGCGGCCGGAGGCGACACTGGTTTCCTTTGAAAAAGAAAACAAAATGCGCGAAAAGCTAGAGCAGCAATTCCCCAACGTGCTTTTTCATGAAGATGCGGTCGATCTGACCCGCGTGCTGGGTGAAGCCGGTTTGGGCAAGGCTGACTGTATTGTGTCGGGGCTGCCGTTTGCCAACTTCCCGCAGGAGCTGCGCGATCAAATTATGGATGAAGTATATGCTGCGTTGAAGCCGGGCGGGGTATTTGTCACCTTTCAATATTCGCTCCAGATGAAAAAGCAACTGTCCAGCGTGTTTGAAAACATGACTGTGAAGCTCGTTCCGCTCAATCTGCCGCCGGCATTTGTCTACGTCTGCCGCAAAGGGCACGAGTAG
- a CDS encoding PAS domain-containing sensor histidine kinase: MSAPFSLHLVGSSGRLQRFMHQLPTAVLLVNQSGSIVEVNEQLLRVTGYSRDQLIKQPVATILPYQGSMEQMYEELLQREEERGANVEVEWRDKQGKSRKTPVMILVQQAENPLYLVHFYQLAKETDQVLSQRLMTKLTYDTSIGLFILDERSRIVEASQTACKLLGMERLNVINKHVDEVFSGIPEPHRLIKKELLEGVKLQNVATSWTNDNQRYELIVDANTLQDESGKTVGAFILFKDITNLRSFEQKIERNERLAMIGQIAAGTAHEIRNPLTSIKGFLQMFLKSFTDSGMDREKTYTEIMLTEINRINSLVSEFLLLSKPRDIQYAMVDLNTVFDEIMPIVESQALLYGIEVRFTSRGKLPMVVGDTELLKQVFINICKNGIEAMGEQGTLQISHHLDQDGDKMSIDIHDTGPGIPLYIIDKIFDPFFTTKEEGTGLGLSVCQKIIHDIGGQIRVSSKGYGTTFHIMLPYL, encoded by the coding sequence GTGAGTGCACCTTTTTCGTTACATCTCGTTGGCTCGTCCGGACGATTGCAGCGGTTCATGCATCAACTGCCTACTGCCGTTTTATTGGTGAATCAATCGGGTAGTATCGTGGAAGTAAACGAACAACTGCTTCGTGTTACCGGATATTCACGCGATCAGCTTATCAAGCAACCCGTAGCGACCATCCTCCCTTATCAGGGCTCCATGGAGCAGATGTACGAGGAGCTTTTGCAAAGAGAAGAGGAGAGGGGAGCGAATGTGGAAGTAGAATGGCGTGACAAACAGGGGAAAAGCAGGAAAACGCCTGTGATGATACTGGTTCAGCAAGCAGAGAATCCCTTGTACTTGGTTCATTTTTACCAATTGGCTAAAGAAACCGATCAGGTCTTGTCTCAGCGGCTCATGACCAAGCTGACCTACGATACGAGCATAGGGCTGTTTATTCTCGATGAGCGTTCGCGCATTGTCGAGGCCAGTCAGACAGCCTGCAAGCTTTTGGGCATGGAGCGGCTCAATGTCATCAACAAGCACGTGGATGAAGTATTCAGCGGGATTCCGGAGCCGCATCGGCTGATTAAAAAAGAGCTTCTGGAAGGCGTGAAGCTGCAAAACGTCGCGACGTCCTGGACGAATGACAATCAGCGCTATGAGCTGATCGTCGACGCCAATACGCTGCAGGACGAGTCGGGCAAAACGGTCGGAGCTTTTATCCTGTTTAAAGACATTACCAACCTGCGTTCTTTTGAGCAAAAAATCGAGCGGAACGAGCGGTTGGCGATGATCGGGCAGATTGCCGCTGGCACGGCCCATGAAATTCGCAATCCGCTGACCTCCATCAAAGGGTTTTTGCAGATGTTTCTCAAGTCTTTTACCGACAGCGGCATGGATCGGGAAAAGACTTATACGGAAATTATGCTGACGGAAATCAATCGGATCAATTCGCTGGTCAGCGAGTTTTTGCTCCTGAGCAAGCCGCGTGATATTCAATATGCCATGGTCGACCTCAATACGGTTTTTGATGAAATCATGCCGATTGTCGAATCGCAGGCACTCCTGTACGGAATCGAAGTTCGGTTCACCTCTCGCGGCAAGCTTCCGATGGTAGTGGGCGATACCGAGCTGCTGAAGCAAGTATTCATCAACATATGCAAAAACGGAATCGAAGCGATGGGCGAGCAGGGAACTTTGCAAATTTCCCATCATCTCGACCAGGACGGAGACAAGATGAGCATCGACATCCACGATACAGGGCCGGGTATTCCGCTCTACATTATCGACAAGATTTTCGATCCGTTTTTTACGACAAAAGAAGAAGGGACAGGGCTTGGCTTGTCTGTCTGTCAAAAAATCATCCACGACATCGGCGGCCAGATTCGCGTGTCGTCCAAAGGGTACGGGACGACCTTCCACATCATGCTGCCGTATCTGTAA
- a CDS encoding EamA family transporter, translating into MRYIFLVFLGACSYGILSTIVKLAYGQGYSPAEVIGGQMFFGFVLTWIPALFFLRTKPGKKQLLLLVGVGLAVGSTGILYYNALRFIPASIAIVLLFQFTWMGVLAEAILTKRIPDKPTLFSLVLLLFGTLLAGGVWETGGIAQFHIMGVVLGLLSGVSYTLFLLFSGKAAVSVNPWVRSASMSTGSFLLAALVYTPVFLWNGSLLDGLFPYVFLLALFGIFIPTVCFNFGIPHTGPGMAAILGAAELPMAVFSSYIILHESVSALQVAGVAVILLGIVLPEWLRQRQRQKQRSSSLR; encoded by the coding sequence ATGCGATATATTTTTCTTGTTTTTCTGGGGGCATGCAGCTACGGCATTTTGTCGACAATCGTCAAGCTTGCCTACGGTCAAGGGTATTCCCCGGCAGAAGTCATCGGCGGCCAGATGTTCTTCGGCTTCGTCCTCACCTGGATACCCGCTCTCTTTTTCCTGCGGACAAAACCGGGAAAAAAACAACTGCTGCTTCTGGTCGGCGTCGGCTTGGCTGTCGGCTCCACGGGCATTTTGTACTACAATGCCTTGCGCTTCATTCCGGCCTCGATTGCGATAGTCCTGCTGTTTCAGTTCACCTGGATGGGAGTGCTGGCCGAGGCGATTTTGACCAAGCGGATTCCGGATAAGCCCACGCTGTTTTCGCTTGTCCTGCTGCTGTTCGGAACATTGCTTGCCGGCGGAGTATGGGAAACAGGCGGAATCGCCCAATTTCACATCATGGGTGTGGTGCTCGGACTGCTTTCTGGCGTCTCCTACACGCTGTTTTTGCTGTTCAGCGGCAAAGCTGCGGTCAGCGTCAATCCGTGGGTGCGCAGCGCGAGCATGTCTACCGGGTCGTTTTTGCTGGCGGCGCTCGTCTACACGCCTGTGTTTCTCTGGAACGGCTCGCTTTTGGACGGATTGTTTCCGTACGTATTTTTACTGGCCCTTTTCGGCATCTTCATTCCGACAGTCTGCTTCAACTTCGGCATTCCGCATACCGGACCGGGGATGGCTGCGATCCTCGGTGCGGCCGAGCTGCCTATGGCAGTATTTTCTTCGTACATCATCCTGCATGAGTCCGTATCGGCGCTGCAGGTGGCAGGCGTCGCCGTCATCCTGCTCGGAATCGTGCTCCCGGAGTGGCTGCGCCAGCGCCAAAGGCAAAAACAGCGCAGTTCCTCCCTCCGCTGA
- a CDS encoding HD domain-containing phosphohydrolase: protein MLLKLKDRLFATFLLLSLFPILLICFLFYKEAQKAVFEQYETSIGGHLDSVDRRLNTIFQTIQHDTNQLANDPVLRMSIPKSQENRLEDPLAASDREAQRSKVRDAFENFTYFRNLIRNVHFVRDDKQVISLQPEDGWEEKRQPSELKKEAWGTGESQIWLLSRTDEQGNPKSLFVSQRVEGHSEEVSGLLFVEIKLDELASWVNNSPIAKYNNLMVLMPSGKILVHPDMELIGKNVSVAPEYGSLSKHLLESEEKKVFAVHLRNESVYAYHQTSPTSGITYVEWLPDQDIANRLERMKFILWFTICLVVIFSGYVAHRISRWISKPIYTLVDATDALLKGDFSIRVPIEGMREITFLEKKFNMMAAQIQSLIEREREYSQKGLDQIVRSFYLAVEMKDPYTAGHTERVTQYALIIYDQMLDKEQLGFTRDDLRYAGLMHDIGKVAIPDHVLLKTGKLTYEEYEFMKRHPSIGADIVEQIESLAHVSPGIRHHHERWDGKGYPYQLKGENIPLIGRILAVADTFDAMTSTRSYRNAMSGKEAYEEIMRCKGTQFDPEIVAIFQRAYLSGAIQVPQPTENSDSIVKEKAAT, encoded by the coding sequence GTGTTATTGAAGTTGAAAGACCGATTATTTGCAACCTTTTTATTGCTGAGCCTGTTCCCCATCCTGCTCATCTGTTTTCTCTTCTACAAGGAAGCCCAGAAGGCAGTTTTTGAGCAATACGAAACGAGCATCGGGGGGCATCTCGATTCTGTTGACAGGCGGCTGAACACGATTTTTCAGACGATCCAACACGACACGAATCAGTTGGCAAACGATCCGGTCTTGCGAATGTCAATACCCAAGTCTCAGGAGAATCGACTGGAGGACCCTCTCGCCGCAAGCGATCGGGAAGCTCAACGAAGCAAGGTACGGGATGCCTTCGAAAATTTTACATACTTTCGCAATCTGATCCGCAACGTACATTTTGTGCGCGATGATAAGCAAGTCATTTCCTTGCAGCCGGAGGATGGCTGGGAGGAGAAGCGACAGCCGTCGGAGTTGAAAAAAGAGGCGTGGGGGACCGGAGAGAGCCAGATTTGGCTGCTCAGCCGCACAGATGAACAAGGGAACCCGAAATCGCTGTTTGTTTCGCAGCGCGTGGAAGGCCACAGCGAAGAGGTGTCAGGACTCTTGTTCGTTGAGATCAAGCTAGACGAGCTGGCCAGTTGGGTGAACAACAGCCCGATCGCCAAGTACAACAACCTGATGGTGCTGATGCCTTCCGGGAAAATATTGGTTCACCCGGATATGGAGCTGATCGGGAAAAACGTTTCCGTAGCGCCCGAGTACGGAAGCCTGAGCAAGCACTTGCTCGAATCCGAGGAGAAAAAAGTGTTTGCTGTCCACCTTCGCAACGAGAGTGTGTACGCGTACCATCAGACGTCGCCAACGAGCGGGATCACCTATGTGGAATGGCTGCCCGACCAGGATATCGCCAATCGGCTGGAACGGATGAAATTCATTTTGTGGTTCACGATCTGTCTCGTGGTCATCTTCTCCGGTTATGTGGCCCACCGCATTTCCCGCTGGATTAGCAAGCCGATCTACACGCTGGTTGACGCAACCGATGCTTTGTTAAAGGGCGACTTTTCCATACGCGTACCGATTGAAGGCATGCGCGAGATCACGTTTTTGGAAAAGAAGTTCAACATGATGGCGGCCCAGATACAGTCGCTGATCGAACGGGAGCGGGAATACTCCCAAAAAGGGCTCGATCAGATTGTCCGCAGCTTTTACTTGGCGGTGGAGATGAAGGACCCTTATACAGCCGGGCACACAGAGAGGGTGACCCAGTACGCACTCATTATTTACGATCAAATGCTGGACAAGGAGCAGCTTGGATTTACCCGTGATGATTTGCGCTATGCCGGTCTGATGCACGATATTGGCAAAGTGGCGATTCCCGATCACGTGCTGCTGAAAACGGGCAAGCTCACCTACGAGGAATACGAATTTATGAAGCGGCATCCGTCGATTGGGGCCGATATCGTGGAGCAGATAGAGAGCCTGGCTCATGTCAGTCCGGGCATCAGGCACCATCATGAGCGCTGGGACGGAAAAGGCTATCCGTACCAGTTGAAGGGAGAAAATATTCCCCTGATCGGCCGAATACTGGCAGTCGCCGATACGTTTGATGCCATGACCTCCACCCGTTCCTACCGCAATGCCATGTCGGGAAAAGAGGCGTACGAGGAAATCATGCGCTGCAAAGGAACCCAGTTTGATCCGGAGATCGTCGCCATTTTTCAAAGGGCGTATTTGAGCGGCGCCATTCAGGTGCCACAGCCGACCGAAAACAGTGACAGTATTGTCAAGGAAAAAGCCGCTACCTAG
- a CDS encoding DedA family protein: MIVEMLTESVGQFGYFALFFMLWLGIVGMPIPDEVIVLSAGVLTSLGILNVFPAFVATYLGVVSGLSLGYVLGRWLGAPALNWIGKKKGMHKYVDRAQALLDRYGSYALCISYFLPVVRHVVPYLVGIGKMTFRRYALFSYTTGLVWTLVLFFAGNLLGNNVEHLNAFVGMFNQTMIVAAAGLLILAAISYYGYSLWKRQRSQAPGAASLTVKREGTE, translated from the coding sequence ATGATTGTGGAGATGCTGACCGAATCGGTTGGTCAGTTTGGCTATTTTGCCCTTTTTTTCATGTTATGGCTAGGGATTGTCGGAATGCCGATTCCGGATGAAGTGATTGTGCTGTCGGCGGGCGTATTGACCTCGCTCGGAATCTTGAATGTGTTTCCGGCTTTTGTAGCGACCTATCTGGGGGTTGTCTCCGGTCTGTCGCTCGGATACGTGCTGGGGAGATGGCTCGGCGCTCCGGCGCTGAACTGGATCGGCAAGAAAAAAGGGATGCACAAGTACGTGGACCGGGCGCAGGCGCTGCTGGACCGTTACGGCAGCTACGCCTTGTGCATCAGCTACTTTTTGCCTGTCGTCCGGCATGTGGTGCCGTATTTGGTGGGCATCGGAAAAATGACGTTCCGCCGTTACGCCCTGTTTTCCTACACGACGGGACTTGTCTGGACGCTGGTTTTGTTTTTCGCCGGCAACCTGCTGGGCAACAACGTCGAGCATCTCAACGCATTTGTGGGCATGTTCAATCAAACGATGATCGTGGCAGCGGCAGGTCTGCTTATTTTGGCTGCCATCAGCTATTACGGATATTCGCTATGGAAAAGACAAAGGAGCCAGGCTCCAGGTGCGGCCTCGCTGACGGTAAAACGCGAAGGAACCGAATAA
- a CDS encoding DUF4870 domain-containing protein, which translates to MDYRGVKAITHASAFFAPFLVPIVVWVLMQERDAKNMALQALLFHLFMSILISISWVLSFVLIGIPFLIVFGLMAIYYPIKGIIYSLQGRPFRYPVIGSIVG; encoded by the coding sequence ATGGATTATAGAGGGGTAAAAGCAATCACTCACGCCAGCGCATTTTTCGCACCGTTTCTGGTGCCCATCGTCGTCTGGGTGCTCATGCAAGAACGCGACGCGAAAAATATGGCTCTCCAAGCCTTGCTGTTCCATCTGTTCATGAGTATTCTCATCAGCATTTCCTGGGTTCTCTCCTTCGTGCTGATCGGGATTCCGTTTTTGATCGTGTTTGGCTTGATGGCGATTTACTACCCGATCAAAGGGATCATCTATTCGTTGCAAGGCCGACCGTTCCGTTACCCGGTCATCGGTTCGATCGTGGGGTAA